Part of the Kordiimonas pumila genome is shown below.
CAACCTAGCCTACCTCAACGATAATAAAGCAAAAGAAGGCGTTCAGATTACGGAATCCGGCCTTCAGTATAAAGTTATTGAAAAAGGCGATGGCGCTACGCCTACAGCCACTGACTTCGTAACTGTACATTATGCTGGCCGCCTGATTGACGGCACTGAATTTGATAGCAGCTATAAGCGCGGCGAACCGGCAACATTCCCTGCTGGTCGTTTGATCAAAGGCTGGACAGAAGCCCTAACCATGATGAGTGTTGGCGATAAATGGCAGCTTACTATCCCATCTGAACTTGCTTACGGCGAAAATGGCGCTGGCGGCGTTATCCCCGGCAATGCAACACTGGTGTTTGATGTTGAGCTTCTTAATGTGCAAACAGAAGAGCAAATTATAGACGCCATGAAAGCACCAGAGCGCGAATTTCTTGAAGAAAACGCGAAAAACGACAATGTAAAAGTAACCGACTCCGGCCTTCAATACCGGGTTATTGAACAAGGCACAGGTACCGTGTCACCAGAATCAACTTCTATGGTTACTGTTCATTATGCTGGCAAGCTAATAGACGGTACAGAGTTCGACAGCAGCTACAAGCGCGGCGAACCAGCAAGTTTCCCACTTGACGGTGTTATCCCCGGCTGGACAGAAGGCCTGCAATTGATGCATGAGGGCGATAAGTATGAATTCTTTATCCCATACACGCTCGGTTATGGGGAACGCGGTTCTGGACGCAGCATTCCGCCCTTTGCGACACTTATCTTTACAGTCGAGCTTATTTCAATCGGCGGTTAAGCCTTACAGAAGACATAAAAGGCCGTAACAGCGGCCTAACACTTCTGTAAAAAAGAAATATAAAACCAGATCCAGAAAGGCGAGTGCCAATAAAAACGGTACACCAACATATTTCATGGCAATAAAAAAGGCCCAAGCGGTCAATCGGGGTGGCGTAAGACGCCATCCCATTATAGTGTTAGCTTTGTGACCTCGTGTAAACATGAGGAAATGGTAACAGGCACTGACATGAATGAAAATGGTAAATAGCCACATCACCTTTAAGATTGGTGTCCTAAACCCGGTGGAATGGACAGATATATCTTCTGAATCCCCCTTCCCTTTGCAACAACACCCCTGCTATGGGCTCGCCTTAAAAAAATACGGCGCAAATCCCCTACAACTAAATATATATGAAAATGAGGCCCTCATTGGCCGTGCCCTTGTGATGCAGCGACGCTTCTTAAGAATGATAGATTTTTCGTCCATTTTTAGAGGGCCTGCATGGTGCGACCATACCCTAGCCCCAGAGAAAAAACTGGCCGTCCTGAAGGCACTAAAAAGCCAATTTAATCCATTTCGCTGGAACTTCCTGTCTGTTATGCCTGAGGAACCAGCAAGCGATTCCTTTAAATCGTCTATGCGGTCTATTGGGTACCGACAGGTTGTAACAGGGTTTTCAACAGTTTGGATGGATATCCGCCCGCCTGTTGCCACGCTTAGAAAAGCGCTAAAAGGTAAATGGCGCAACCAATTGAAGACTGCCGAAAAAAACACCATCGACATCAGCATCGGCGGCAAAAAACCCCACCAATATAGCTGGCTCTTGGAAAAAGAAGCACTCCAGCGCAGAGAAAGGCAGTACCAAGGTGTGCCTGTTGGTCTGGTAACGGCCTACAGCGAGGCAGGAACAGCAAAAAACAGGGCAGGCATTCTTTCTGTTACGGCTCTGTCAGACAGAAATAAAATCGCCGGAGCGGTTTTCCTGCTGCACGGGAATAGCGCTACATACCACATAGGCTGGGTTGGGGAAGAAGGCCGGCAAAAAAATGCCCAGAACCGCGTACTGTGGGAAGGCATTTGTGCCTTGAAAGAAGCAAATATTAGTTTTCTCGATCTTGGTGGCCTGAATACTGCAGACCTTGCCGGTATTGCACGTTTCAAGCTGGGCCTAGGCACAGCCCCTACAAGCTTGGCGGGCACCTATATTTAAATAAATCCCTGAATCTTTCTCTGTTTTGTCTGGCGTTCCAAAGTGTAATATTATAACTATACATTTCTGCGCACACAGACTGGATATTTAGTTTGGATATTGTACTTATAGTTTCGGTTTTAATTATTCTAACAGCCCCTGTGCTGAGCCGTTTTTTTAAAGACAGCCAGCGCATTAAAAGTGGGCTGGATGGTTTTGTGCTGGTCGCCGTTATTGGCCTTATTACTCTGAACCTGTTGCCTGAAGCTTTGCAATATGGCGGTATTCCAAGTTTTTTGATCGCTGTAACGGGTTTTATTCTGCCGTATCTTGCCGAGATTATATTTCATAAATCAGAGGAAATGACCCACCGGGTTATTATTCTTATCTCTGTACTTGCTGTTGTGGTTCATGCTGCCAGTGACGGTGCTATTCTTGCGTTTGCCCACAGTGCTAATAGTGGCTCGTTTATCGCGACAGGCGTTCTTTTGCACAGGATGGGCGAAGCCATCACCATATGGTGGTTACTGCGACCAATTTTTTCTGTACGGTCAGGCCTTGCAATTCTGGCCGCGCTCGCAGCCATGACCATTATTGGCTATTATATCGTTCTCTTTGCACAGGACTGGTACAACTTGCCCCTTGTAGGCTATTGGCAGGCGTTTGCCGCTGGGTCGCTGTTTCATATTGTGATGCATCCTATTGCAGGCCACGAACACAGCCACACGGGTAAGCCTGTGACGCAGGCACACAGGCTGGGCACTGCGCTTGGTGTCGTTTTTGTGTTTTTGCTAGTTGGGTCTTACTATCTCCAGCATTTGCATGAAAGTGCCACCATTATTGCAGAAACAGAAACCATGCGCCTACATCATGAAATGGGCTATTTGGGCAGAGCTGCACTCATTGCTGCACCGCTAAATTTACTGTTTTTGATAACGTATCTGCTTTATCAGCGACTACGGGCGAAAAAAACTGAGGACCTTTACGCCTCCCTTCAGCGCGCAACGCCGTGGACACTTGTTATCTGGCTAGCCTTTACCATTAAAATGGCTCTTTTCCCGATGTATGAATTTCCCATTATCGGCGGCGGCATGGTTGCTTTTTATCTTTGGCTTGGGATTATGTGTTGCATTTTGGTGCATAGCGGTGCCAGAAACTTTTTCTCGGTATTGATGCCCAGTATCAATACCCATAAGCACAATCACAGCCACTAAAGGCCCAAACTATGCGTTTCCAAGGTAAAACAGTCATTGTAACAGGTGGTACATCTGGCCTTGGTGAGGCAGTGGTGAAAGCCTTTGCTTGTGAAGGGGCTTCTGTGCATTTTTGCGGCCTAATTGACCAAGAAGGCGAACGAGTAGAACAAAGCACACAAACGCTTGCAGGCAGTGCAACATATTATAACGCTGATGTGCGTATCGAGAGCCATATGAAAGAAATGGTTGCCGCTGTCGTAAAGAAAACTGGCAAGCTTGACATTGCAGTTAACAATGCCGGCATTAGCCACCCGGCCGCCCGTTTTGCTGACCAGGACACCAGTATTGTGGCAGATGTCATGCAAACAAATCTTATGGGTGTATGGTTTGCTATGCGCCATGAGATTCTCGCCATGAAGGCTGCAAACAGCGGTGCAATTATTAACATCGCCTCTATCCTTTCAAAATCTGGGGCAGAATGGATGGCCGCTTATGGTGCCAGCAAACATGCTGTGATTGGCCTTACCAAAAGTGCCGCCCTCGATTATGTAGCGAACGGTATTCGTATCAATGCTGTATCGCCCGGTCCGATGCAAACACCCATGCTGGACCGTGCAATAGAAGATATCGGCGGCGACATGAGCAAATATGCGGGTGGCTTCCCAAAAAGTGGACCGGCAAAGCCTGAAGAAGTTGCGCAGACAATCCTGTATCTCGCAAGTTCTGAGGCTGGCTATACAACAGGCGCAAATATTGTTGTAGACGGCGGCGTATCAAGCGGTTAGACACACCCCATACAGGTCGCCTTGAACCTGCCATAATAATCAGCGAGTATGAATGGCCGCTAGCACTAGCTAGGCCCGCCGCACAGGAGACATCCAAAATGAACATGGTTAGCGCTTGGTTCCGCAAAACTTTTGCAGACAGCCAAGTTGTAATGCTGGTTCTTGTGATTTTAATCACGCTTCTTCTGGTATCTCTTTTTGCAAATATGCTGGCGCCTGCTATTGCAGCTATTGTTCTTGCCTTTTTGCTGGACGGTCCAATTGAATGGCTAAAACGAAGGGGCGCAAGACCATCTGTTGCCTTAACCGTGGTGTTTTTGGGCTTTATCCTGCTTGCTCTGGTCACGCTTCTTGCTGTTATACCACCATTGATAAAGCAGGTTGGGCAATTCATAAAAGACAGCCCTGCGATGGTGGCGAGCCTTAGAGAGGCTTTCATTACACTGCACCAGCATTTCCCCAACATTGTTTCTGACCACCAGGTAGATACATGGCTATCGCAGATTGGTAATGAAATGACTAATCTTGGCCCGCGTCTTTTGCAATATTCTCTCACTGGGCTAACAGGTGTTGTGGCTTTCGTGGTTTATATGGTTCTTGTCCCTGTTATGGTGTTCTTTTTCCTAAAGGACAAACGCCAGATTTTAAACTGGATGGGGACATTTTTCCCGTCAGACAAGCCCCTGCTTGAGCAAGTGTGGCGAGAAATTAACGAGCGCGCTGGTGATTATGCCCGAGGCAAAGTGTATGAAATTCTGATCGTTGCTGTTGTTGCCTTCATCACATACCAATTCATTGGCCTGCGCTATGCTACCCTCCTTGCAGTTGCGACAGGGCTTAGCGTTGTTATTCCGTATTTTGGTGCAGCAGCAGTCACCTTCCCTGTTGCGCTTGTTGCATATTTTCAGTGGGGGATGAGCGGTGAAACATTGGGAGCGATCATTGCATACCTGATCTTGCAGGCTCTTGATGGCAATTTACTCGCGCCGCTTTTATTCTCTGAAGTTGTGAAGCTACACCCTAATGCTATTATCATTGCCATTCTGGTTTTTGGCGGAATTTGGGGGCTATGGGGGGTGTTTTTTGCCATCCCTCTTGCAACAGTCGCCAATGCCATCATCAGGGCTTGGCGTGAACGAACCGAACATATTCGGAATTCTACGGCAGCTTAATGCAAAAAACTTTTCAAAAGACCCGATTTCTGCCTACAATAGGACAATCGTGCAAATGACAAGGCCAGTCACTTTATGATACTCGAATCTCGTAGCATTATCTTTTCCGATGAAGAATTGGTATTAGCACTTCGCCCGCTTATAGAAAGCAGGGGGCTTGTAGCTGATAACAATGTCACAGGTGTTGATAACAAACTTGACACTGACGGCGAAGTTTCTGTCACTGTTACTATCACTGATAAAGACCCAGTTGACTTTAGCAGCCGCGAAGTTGGCGCTGCGGTCCTTAACCACTGTATTGAACAGGGCATTCCCTTGCCCCGAGGTTCTTACAAAGAGCTTGCGATCAGAGGGAACCACATTGCTCTTATTGTTAGGCTGGAAACGGGTGCTGCTAGCCCTGAAATTGATGAAGGCGACGAGTAAACCCCGCCGCCTTTCATAGGAAACACCTTCAGGTGAACTTTATTCCGGCAGAAAATCCGGCACTGAAAAGTACCTTTCGCCAGAATCGTAACAGAACCCCAGTACTTTTGATCCTTTTGGTATTTCTTCAAGTTTTTGCGCAATCGCAGCAAGGGTCGCACCAGAGGAAATACCCATAAGGATACCTTCTTCCCGAGCCGCGCGCCGGGCCATTTCTTTGGCTTTTTCCGGTTCAACCTGAAGTACACCGTCCAGAATATCGGTATTTAAAACATCGGGCACAAAACCTGCCCCAATACCCTGAATAGAGTGTGGCCCCGGGGCCCCACCCGATAAAACCGGTGATAAAGTTGGCTCCACTGCGTAAACAGCAAGTGATGGCCACTTGTCTTTTAGTACCTCAGCACACCCCGTTATGTGCCCACCAGTACCAACACCTGTTATCATATAATCAAGGCCGCCGGTCGCGTCAAAATCGTCAAATATTTCAAGGGCCGTCGTTTGTTTATGCACCTCCACATTAGCAGGGTTCATAAACTGTTGCGGCATCCATGCACCTTCTGTTTCAGCAAGAAGCTCAGTCGCTTTTGCGATCGCGCCTTTCATACCCTTTTCTTTGGGGGTAAGCACAAATTCTGCACCGTATGCCAGCATTATGCGCCGCCGCTCAATAGACATAGATTCAGGCATGACCAGAATAAGGCGGTAACCTTTAACCGCTGCCACCATAGCAAGGCCAATGCCTGTATTACCGGATGTCGGCTCAATAATTGTACCACCAGCCTTTAAGGTGCCAGCTTTTTCAGCTGCCTCTATCATGGCAAGGGCAATCCTGTCCTTAATAGACGCACCCGGGTTTGCCCGCTCAAGTTTTAGCCAAACTTCATGATCAGGAAACAGCCGCAATACTCTGACGTGCGGCGTCTTGCCTATTGTTTCAAGTATTGTTGCAGCTTTCATTATCGTCCCCTTAATTACTTTTACTGGCAGACCCTGTGCGAGCCTGTATTGAAACAATTTCATCGTTGTCAGTGGGCTTGAACATAACCCGTGATGCCTCAGGCACAGAGCGTGTTATCCAGACATTACCGCCAATGACAGAGTTTTTGCCAACAACTGTACTGCCCCCAAGAATGGTAGCGCCCGAATAAATCACAACATTATCTTCAATGGTTGGGTGCCTTTTCTTTTTCCGCGCTTCTCTGTCAACACGCAGAGCGCCAAGTGTAACACCTTGGTAAATTTTGACATTATTACCAATGACCGCCGTTTCACCAATCACAACACCTGTGCCGTGATCAATAAACATCGAATGCCCAATGGTCGCGCCGGGGTGAATATCAATACCGGTTTTCTGGTGTGCATATTCGGTAATCATACGCGGCAGTAATGGCACACCTCTCTGGTACAAGCGGTTTGCAACCCTATAGGCTGCTACAGCATAAAAACCGGGATAACACAGGATAACCTCTTCCACTGAAGTCGCTGCTGGGTCACCTTCTACAAGGGCGGCTGCATCCATGTGGCACTTGTCTGCAATTTCAGGCAAGTCTGACAAAAAGCGTTGAACCAGCAGCCGCGAGCATCCAACATCTTTGTCTCTGCATAGTGGCTCAACGATACCATAAAAAGCTTCTTCCAAAAGCTTGATATGCTCCTCAAGAGACAAGCTTTCGTCAGACGCCACCGCATAATGCGGAAACATAACAGACATTGTTTTTTTAAGCACGTCGCCAATTTTCTTCAAAGACAGCCCTGAAAGATCACCATATTTTTCATGATGCTTTCTAAGTTGAGCAGCAATTGTATTTGCGCTAACCGATATCTCAGGTACTTTTTTCATCTCGCTCTCCGCTAACCGGCCCTGATTATATATCCATTTACATTATAAGCCGAGGGAATATCTACAAGCCCTCGTTAGACGAGAATTTCTTCATCGTACCGCGACAAAAGCTATTCTTCCGCCTGTTCATGTTTTGCTTCTAACAAGTGCCCAAAACCCTGCTCAATAACAAGCATATTACTACGGTCTACAATCCATGTCTCAAGTTGGGCCATAAAAGCGTCTTTATCAAGGCCTTCCGGTATAGGCGCCCCAATATCAAAAACCATGGTACCAGACCGGTGCCAAAAGCTTTTACGCCAAAAAAGCCCGGTGTTGGTGGCAACAGGCACAACACGCAAGCCCGTTTCCTGCTGTAAAAAATAAGCGCCACTTTTTAGCTTTTTCGCCTGCTGACCAATCCGAATACGGGTTGCTTGCGGGTATACGATCAAAGGCCTACCCATTTCTACAACGCTGTTACCCACTTCTGTCATGCCTTTATGTGCATGGCGAGCTTCCCGGTCGATACGTATAACCTGCATTTTTGCAAGAATACGGCCAACGATAGGGGTTGAGAATAGTTCTTTTTTAGCGAGTGCTGTTACATCACTTCGAAGACAGAAGGTCATAATTGCATCTGCATTACTCTGATGGGCAGCTGCCAGAATAAACCCGCCCTCTTTAGGGTAGTTTTCCAAACCGCGGTATTCTGCTTTAATGCCCATAATCCAACGGGCAATCCAAAGCGATGAACTGCAATAAACACCCACCATACGGCGTACACGTTTTTCGGACTTAAAATAGCATAACGGTAATACAGCCAGCCCCAAAAAAAGAATGGTGAAGCTATAAAAGACTATATTAAAAAAAACAGATCTTATGGGGTCAAGCCAGCGCATCATAGTTCAGCCTTAGAAAACAATAACAGGTTAATAGTAACACACTTATGCCAAGTGCCATTTTAAGTAGCTTTAACTCAAGGAAAAAATCGGATACCTTTACATATAGCATATCAAACAAAGACGGAAAGTTGAAACACTCATGCCCAATAAGCGCCAAGATGATCGACTGCCAGTTTTATGGCGAGGTACGCTAACCACGGAGAATGACCAAGCTTATTCTTGTGAAGTACGGGATATATCTCTGGCGGGCACCTTGATAAGCTGTGAAGCCCCTCTTGAACTGGGTGACCGTATTTTGCTAGAAATTGACGGTCTCGGCGAATTTGCCGCGGAAATAAAATGGCAGGGGTCAAAACAACTTGGTTTGATGATCTTAGCCGGGCCAGACTTGGTGTTAAAAAAATTCGCAGAAAACTCTGGCTCTCGTGTCTCTGAAAAGCCAACGGGCACGTCGGACGACCCTCTCTTATAAATTGAACTAACCTCCCCTGCATCTTGTTTTTGATCTGCGCCCATGCTTTTCAGAAAGCACCTTTTACACTTCACTGCCCTGCACGAATTAAGCTAAATATTATAAATTATAAGAAAAAATCATAGATTTTATGTCACATAAATACAAAAAATCACAATAATTTCGAAATTATATTATTTTTTTTAAAGGAATCCTCTTAAGCTATCCGTATAGGGTCAAAAGGGGATAATTTTATGTGGTATCTTTTTACACTGCTTGGCGGCTATGTGACTGCAAGCCTGTACTATAAGCGGGTCTCTACTAGTCTTGTTATGCCGGGGCAACTGTCAGTCTGGCTCGGATACGCTCTCTTGGCATGGGCTTTTATTGGCGTCATTGCATCAATGGGTCTGGAAAGAGGTATACCGGCATTTCTTATGACTGTGTCACTTACGGGCCCCGCTGCATTGTTGCTAGAATATTTTCTGAAAGATAAATGGGAGCAGTCTATTAAACTTATGGCTGCTCTGGCTTTGATAGCAGGTGTGCTTTCTACACTGGGAGACCTGCTATGATGAGTAAAGCCCAAACCATCATTGCTTTGTTCGGCGGCCTTATCACATCCACTCTTACGGCAGCAGCTCTGTTAAAAATATTACCTTTCAGTGAAATGAGTAACCTGCTTATTGCTGGGTTCCTGTTCCCTGTAATAAGCACCACTATTATTGTAGGCGTGTTTAAAGGCTGGCCTTTTAGTGGAATGCTGAAGTGTTTCACCGGGCTAGCGGGCGCATCCGCCTTGGTTCTGCTTTTCACTGCTTCCTTATAACGACAAGCATATAAAGAGAATATATAATGGCTAGTAAGTTTAGAGAACAAAGAAACCGCCTTTTGAGACTTCATTCGCTTGTTGGTGTTTTTATTGCGTTTTTCCTTTTTGTTGTGTGTTTTTCAGGAACTTTTTCCCTATTTTCGCATGAACTAGCTCGCTGGGTAGACGGCGATGTTCGCATAAAGCTGTCGGAAAACCTGCCATCCCTTGATGAAAGGTTTACCGGCTTTTTAAAAGATGCCCCAGAAGGTGCTGAGTTTCCGTTAATTGTTTTGAACTTCCCGACAGAAAATACACCTTATTATGACATGATGGCCCTTGCCGCAGCAAGTGGACCACCAAAGCAAATGAAAGGCCGCTGGTCTGGAAGTGACGCAAGTACCCTAGACATGCACGGAAACACTTTGCCAGAATGGCTAGCCTTTTTTCACACAGACCTGTGGTTGCCTTACCCGTTTGGACGGTCAATCGTTGGCATTACTGGCATATTATTGCTTCTTATTGTTGTCACAGGTTTTTTTATGCACAGACAACCAATAAAGGATAGCTTTAAGTGGCGGCCTAACAAAAACCTAATGACCCTGCTTCTTGATAGCCATAGCTCACTTGGTCTTTGGGGGCTTTTATTTCACTTTGTAACAGCTTTTACTGGTGCCGTACTTGGTTTATCTTCCCTGGTAGGTGCCATTTTTACGGTCCTTGCATATAGCGACGGAAACCATGCTGAACTAGAGCCATTCCCGCTTCCTGAATTTGAAGCACAAGGCGTGGTATCCCCTTCCATAACACCCGATGAAGTTAGTCATATTGTTAAAGAAGCGACAGGCGTTACCCCTGCAATTCTTATCGCTATTAACTATGGCAAGGATAGCGGTATCTACCGTGTTTATCATGAAGTTGAGAAAAACATGGTACGCTTTGGGGTCATTGACATTCAAGCAAGCAACGGTGTGATATTGAGCCAAGGTGAAGCCCCTGCCAATTTTGCAGCCAGAACATATGCCTCAGTTCTTCCGCTCCATACAGCTTCCTACGGGGGTATTTGGTTAAAAGTGGTTTACGGCGTACTCGCAACATCACTCAGTTTAATTATCATTACAGGCGTCATGATGTGGTTAGAACGAGCCAATGCTTTGGACGGGGCGAAAAAGGATGAACGCCTGTTAAATGTTATGAGCAAACTATCAGTTGGTGTTTGTGCAGGCTTTCCTCTAGCTGTCGTCACCACCCTGTACATTGAGCAATTTATCACCGTAGCACCCGCTGAACGCGCATTTGCCATTGGTACGTCCGTGTTTAGTATTTGGGTAAGCGCTATGATGTTTTCGTTCCTGATGAAAAAAACAGCTGCGGCGCTACGTGGTCTTTTGGCCTTAACTGCTCTTATTCTTGCCGGGTTACCCGTCCTGAATTATCTAGTGTACGGGGACGGCATCTCCGCCCTTCTTTCCACAGGCTCCCATGCTGTTATTATAGCTGATGTCGTGTTCTTGCTTCTAGCCGCAGGCCTTGCCCTGATCGTCAGGACATTGAAGCGAGAATCAGCAAAATAAATTATGAAACGAGGGGTGTTGTCAGAAGAAAATTTGCACCACAATTTAATCAGGCTATGAGCTGATATAACATCAGCTCATTTCCACCCTGAAGCCCTTCCGGAATGGCAAAGACCCATAGCTTGAAGTCTGCTTAATCTAGCAATACCTGAGATTAGTTGGCTTTTGCCTGACAACGCCCAAGCTTATAAACTTACGCTTTACCGGCAATTCGATAAAAAGCTATTTTTCCACCCTTTTTTGCAGATAAACCAGCACCCAGACACACATCAGGGCCACAGCTCCCAGCAACATGAAAATGCTTTGCGCTGACCAGCCTAAATTGATTAATAAACTGCCAAGAAGTGGGGCTACAATTGCGCCAATCCGCCCAACACCAAGAGCACCACCAAGCCCGGTAGAACGAATGGCCGTTGGGTAATATATAGCGGCAACCACAGCAAGGAAAAATTGAGCTCCTAAAATACCCGCCCCTGCAAAGAATACAGAAATATATAAAATGGTTGGGTTCGTAAAAAAGTGCGCAATCACGACCATTGCAATTGCAGCAACACTTAAAACCACTTTTAAAATAGGTATCACGCCCCACTTGTCACATGCAAAACTAAGTGTAATTCCCCCAATAACGCCGCCCATATTAAATACACCGACAATCTTAAAGGCAGCATTCCTGGAGAGGCCGAACTCTGATAACAAGCCAGGAAGCCAGCTCAGCATAAAATAAAGTATAAGGAGGTTTAAAAAGAACAAACTCCAAATGAGTAATGTTCCAATAAGCCTACCCTCTTTTAACAGAGCCCAAATCGATACTTTTTCCTGCACTGCGCCTTCCGTATCGATACAAAAGCCCTTGTGTTCGGGTAGAGTTTCAGCACCTGCAATACGTTGTAAGATTTTACTAATGACAGAGAGGTCCCGTTTCTTTCTCACCAAGAAATAAACAGATTCGGGAAGCAAAAAGCATAAGAGGCCACTTACGATTATGGGTAGAGCACCTCCGATCCAGAAAATAGCTTTCCATGAATAAACTTCAATAACATGGTCAGATATAAACCCGCCAATTGCAGCACCTGCAGGAAACCCACACAGCATGATAGTTACAAAGGCAGTGCGATGCTTAGAGGGTACATACTCTGCGGTAAGAGCCAGAGCATTTGGCAGCGTCCCACCTAGCCCAACACCGGTCAAAAACCTATATATCCACAATTCTAAAAGAGATTCCGAAAAAGCTGTTGCCAAACTAAACAAACCAACGGCCGCGAAGGAGAGAAGCATCATGTTCTTTCGGCCTAGCTTATCACCCATAGGTCCCAATAAAAGTGCCCCTACCATAAGCCCCACAAGACTAGCTGATAAAACACTCCCAAAATTCGCAAGTGGTACGCCCCATATAGCCGCCAGTTCTGGAGCCGCAATGGCCATTGCTTGTGTATCAAACCCATCAAGGGCTACAACAAAACCACAAAGGATGACGATATAAATCTGATAGGCGCTAACAGGAAGAGCATCAATCATTGACGCAATATTGATCACATGTGCTTCCTTGCCTGAAGTATCTTTACCCATGTATGTATCCTTTTAAGAATTGAATAGATTAAGCGGCCTTTTGCGCTCATATTTT
Proteins encoded:
- a CDS encoding FKBP-type peptidyl-prolyl cis-trans isomerase, translated to MRLLANTTALLLAAALAACSSEAPEKKDNQDADPTETTATHPDTQEAPSDMSEDTFMEDNLAYLNDNKAKEGVQITESGLQYKVIEKGDGATPTATDFVTVHYAGRLIDGTEFDSSYKRGEPATFPAGRLIKGWTEALTMMSVGDKWQLTIPSELAYGENGAGGVIPGNATLVFDVELLNVQTEEQIIDAMKAPEREFLEENAKNDNVKVTDSGLQYRVIEQGTGTVSPESTSMVTVHYAGKLIDGTEFDSSYKRGEPASFPLDGVIPGWTEGLQLMHEGDKYEFFIPYTLGYGERGSGRSIPPFATLIFTVELISIGG
- a CDS encoding PepSY-associated TM helix domain-containing protein gives rise to the protein MASKFREQRNRLLRLHSLVGVFIAFFLFVVCFSGTFSLFSHELARWVDGDVRIKLSENLPSLDERFTGFLKDAPEGAEFPLIVLNFPTENTPYYDMMALAAASGPPKQMKGRWSGSDASTLDMHGNTLPEWLAFFHTDLWLPYPFGRSIVGITGILLLLIVVTGFFMHRQPIKDSFKWRPNKNLMTLLLDSHSSLGLWGLLFHFVTAFTGAVLGLSSLVGAIFTVLAYSDGNHAELEPFPLPEFEAQGVVSPSITPDEVSHIVKEATGVTPAILIAINYGKDSGIYRVYHEVEKNMVRFGVIDIQASNGVILSQGEAPANFAARTYASVLPLHTASYGGIWLKVVYGVLATSLSLIIITGVMMWLERANALDGAKKDERLLNVMSKLSVGVCAGFPLAVVTTLYIEQFITVAPAERAFAIGTSVFSIWVSAMMFSFLMKKTAAALRGLLALTALILAGLPVLNYLVYGDGISALLSTGSHAVIIADVVFLLLAAGLALIVRTLKRESAK
- the epsC gene encoding serine O-acetyltransferase EpsC, producing MKKVPEISVSANTIAAQLRKHHEKYGDLSGLSLKKIGDVLKKTMSVMFPHYAVASDESLSLEEHIKLLEEAFYGIVEPLCRDKDVGCSRLLVQRFLSDLPEIADKCHMDAAALVEGDPAATSVEEVILCYPGFYAVAAYRVANRLYQRGVPLLPRMITEYAHQKTGIDIHPGATIGHSMFIDHGTGVVIGETAVIGNNVKIYQGVTLGALRVDREARKKKRHPTIEDNVVIYSGATILGGSTVVGKNSVIGGNVWITRSVPEASRVMFKPTDNDEIVSIQARTGSASKSN
- a CDS encoding lysophospholipid acyltransferase family protein, giving the protein MMRWLDPIRSVFFNIVFYSFTILFLGLAVLPLCYFKSEKRVRRMVGVYCSSSLWIARWIMGIKAEYRGLENYPKEGGFILAAAHQSNADAIMTFCLRSDVTALAKKELFSTPIVGRILAKMQVIRIDREARHAHKGMTEVGNSVVEMGRPLIVYPQATRIRIGQQAKKLKSGAYFLQQETGLRVVPVATNTGLFWRKSFWHRSGTMVFDIGAPIPEGLDKDAFMAQLETWIVDRSNMLVIEQGFGHLLEAKHEQAEE
- a CDS encoding ZIP family metal transporter, encoding MDIVLIVSVLIILTAPVLSRFFKDSQRIKSGLDGFVLVAVIGLITLNLLPEALQYGGIPSFLIAVTGFILPYLAEIIFHKSEEMTHRVIILISVLAVVVHAASDGAILAFAHSANSGSFIATGVLLHRMGEAITIWWLLRPIFSVRSGLAILAALAAMTIIGYYIVLFAQDWYNLPLVGYWQAFAAGSLFHIVMHPIAGHEHSHTGKPVTQAHRLGTALGVVFVFLLVGSYYLQHLHESATIIAETETMRLHHEMGYLGRAALIAAPLNLLFLITYLLYQRLRAKKTEDLYASLQRATPWTLVIWLAFTIKMALFPMYEFPIIGGGMVAFYLWLGIMCCILVHSGARNFFSVLMPSINTHKHNHSH
- a CDS encoding PilZ domain-containing protein; the protein is MPNKRQDDRLPVLWRGTLTTENDQAYSCEVRDISLAGTLISCEAPLELGDRILLEIDGLGEFAAEIKWQGSKQLGLMILAGPDLVLKKFAENSGSRVSEKPTGTSDDPLL
- a CDS encoding AI-2E family transporter → MNMVSAWFRKTFADSQVVMLVLVILITLLLVSLFANMLAPAIAAIVLAFLLDGPIEWLKRRGARPSVALTVVFLGFILLALVTLLAVIPPLIKQVGQFIKDSPAMVASLREAFITLHQHFPNIVSDHQVDTWLSQIGNEMTNLGPRLLQYSLTGLTGVVAFVVYMVLVPVMVFFFLKDKRQILNWMGTFFPSDKPLLEQVWREINERAGDYARGKVYEILIVAVVAFITYQFIGLRYATLLAVATGLSVVIPYFGAAAVTFPVALVAYFQWGMSGETLGAIIAYLILQALDGNLLAPLLFSEVVKLHPNAIIIAILVFGGIWGLWGVFFAIPLATVANAIIRAWRERTEHIRNSTAA
- the cysK gene encoding cysteine synthase A, with translation MKAATILETIGKTPHVRVLRLFPDHEVWLKLERANPGASIKDRIALAMIEAAEKAGTLKAGGTIIEPTSGNTGIGLAMVAAVKGYRLILVMPESMSIERRRIMLAYGAEFVLTPKEKGMKGAIAKATELLAETEGAWMPQQFMNPANVEVHKQTTALEIFDDFDATGGLDYMITGVGTGGHITGCAEVLKDKWPSLAVYAVEPTLSPVLSGGAPGPHSIQGIGAGFVPDVLNTDILDGVLQVEPEKAKEMARRAAREEGILMGISSGATLAAIAQKLEEIPKGSKVLGFCYDSGERYFSVPDFLPE
- a CDS encoding SDR family NAD(P)-dependent oxidoreductase; protein product: MRFQGKTVIVTGGTSGLGEAVVKAFACEGASVHFCGLIDQEGERVEQSTQTLAGSATYYNADVRIESHMKEMVAAVVKKTGKLDIAVNNAGISHPAARFADQDTSIVADVMQTNLMGVWFAMRHEILAMKAANSGAIINIASILSKSGAEWMAAYGASKHAVIGLTKSAALDYVANGIRINAVSPGPMQTPMLDRAIEDIGGDMSKYAGGFPKSGPAKPEEVAQTILYLASSEAGYTTGANIVVDGGVSSG